The window agtGTCTAAGCTTCAATTTGTGCAATCCTTGTTtcttaatatatgaaaataaaatatgcatcttgattataaaaaaaaatgttataaattatttatgatacgGTTAAGACTTAATAATGCATACATAATGCATGCTAGATCTAAGAGCAAAGATTATTAGAATCCTATATATGCTAGCAATTTTAGACCCATCAATTTGTGCaatgtcatttttaaaattgtcacGAAAACCATAGCAAATAGACTCAAAAGAGTGTTTCCTGACCTAGTTGGAGAGAACCAAAGTGTCTTTGTCCCTAATAGATTTATTATAGATAATGCCCTTATTGCCTTTGAGTGTTTCCATTAAATGAAATGCAAGGATAAAGGTAAAAAAGGTATATGGCACTAAAACTTGACATGTCTGAGGCATAAGATAGAGTGGAATGGAGTTTCTTAGAGAATGTCCTAATGTCTATGAGATTCTTATCACATTGGGTTTCCCTGATTATGAGATGTGTGGACTCAATGTCTTTCTCTGTTATGGTTAATGGGAGCTCTCATAAAGTTTTCAAGGCTTAGAGAGGGCTTAGACAGGGTGACCTTCTCTCACCATACTTATTTATATTGTGTGTTGAAACTCTTTCTGCAATGTTATCCAGAGTTGGAGAAAAATAAGATATTCATGGTATTAAAATTGCAAATTTTGTTCTTATCGTGTCTCATCTTTTCTTTGCAGATGAAAATATTATGTTCTTGATAATTGTCAAAAGTACTTAATTGAGATATGTGAATTTAGGCAAGTATCTCATGTTTGCTCTTATTTAGGACTTTGTTTATgccttttttatgttaatttatgaatttgtagtttttttcttttgtttgtcaTGTTGATAGGTTATATATGCTTATGGATGGATCATTTTATAGGAATTTAAAGTGGATTGAAATACAATTTGAAGCCATAAATGAAAAAGCTTAAAGTGGAAAATTAAGTTGTAAAGGAGGATTTCACTTAAGCTCTAACTGTTTTtgtttaaacaaaaacaaaacagaatGCAGAGAATACAAAGCTTCAGAATTTGCTTAAGCCCGAAACTTTTGGCTTAAgcaaattttcattaaattacaGATTTTTAGGGATTCTAAAAATAGTTGTGTGCCATTTTTGTACCCAGCTGGTCTTACTTTGTAAAAACAACTCATTTATGCAAAATAAGGTTCTTCTTTCAACTTTCTTCCATCTTCTTCCTTCCATATTGCATTTTGGTGCTACCCATTTTTGTCTTTGTCTGGGGTTAGATTGTAACTAAACCTTATATTCTCATGTATTTCATTtgaaatatgtttatatatgcATCTTGTTCTTCAATATTAGTGTTTTGCCTCTATTCTTAATGCTTGTTATGGTTTATTATTggaaaatactttttatatctTGATTTTAGGATGAAATTGTTATTGAAAAATACTTTCTTTGTCTTGATTTATGGTAGAACACCCATTAACTCTTAGAGTTAAGAATAAGATGAGGGTTATTGTTTATCTTTAGGTAAAACATCCATTAGCTTAAAGCaagtttttttatcaaatgtgTAAGAGATTGACATTTAATGGAAGAACTTAGGTATTTTCACCTAAGAAATTAGGGAAAGAATACCATTTTTGAACAATGACCAATATGTTGAATCTCAAGTTGGGTATTATGCTCTAGTGTAAAGAGAGTTTGGTTTGGTGAAAAATCTAATATCGACAAGCTTTGTCATttgtatttgatttatttttaacgtGCTTCTATctaaaaattccaaaaatattttaaaattgtgttgttatttaaggtgttctttatttttgaatgtcAAATTGCCtactttcattattttgtatgttagtttagataataaaaatttataaacttgTCAAGTATTACATAAGTCCTGGTAGGAacaatatcttttatttatcaaatactaTTTGACAACTTAATACGTTTGCCAACAAATCAACACTTCTCCATATCAACATTGAGGAGGTCTCACACATCTCTACCATTCTTAAGACTTATGAGGTGGCATCTGGTCACAGAATAAATTTCTATAAGTCAGAACTCTCTTGGAGCCAAAACGTGCTAAGTACCAAAATTAATGAGCTTTCACAACTATTGGATGTAAAGACAGTGGAGAGACATGAGAAGTGTCTTGAACTTCCTACTCTCACGGGAAGGTCTAAGAAGCAGATTTTTAGCTTTGTCTGGGATCATGTGGAAGAAGTTGAAGGGTTGGAAAGGAAAAGACGCTCTCTAGTGTTGGAAGAGAAATTTTGATAAAGTCAGTAGTACAGTTCATCCCTACATATGTAATGGGGTGTTTCATGCTTCCCCAATCTCTATGTAATGAAATTGAGTCAAGAGTCTATGAGTTGGGAAGCGCCTACAGAAGGAACTTACAAGGTCAATTTCGATGCTTCAGACATAAAGGATGTTGGAACAGGCTTGGGCATGGTTGCCAGAGATCAGAGCGGCCAGATTATCGCAACAACAACTTACTTATATGAGGCTGAGTTGAACTTTAGGGAGGTAGAAGTTGCGGCCTTCAGATGGACTATCATAAAGGCTAATGGAGTGTACTTAACTGATTGTTTGAACCTGGTTCATTGCTGGAATTCTCATCGGGTGGTAGAGAGCTCTTCCATGGCTTGGTGAGTGACTGCATCACTCTTATTCCAACTCCTCACTCTCATAAACTCATCTTCACCAAAAGAGGAGGCAACCGAGCTGCACATGCATTAGCTTCTTtaacttttgtttattttgtcatAATTGATTAGAGGAGGTTTCTCCACAAGTGAACCAAATCATCTATGCTGATGTAATGTCTCCCCTTATTATCagttaataaaatcaataactatcctcaaaagaaaaaagatcttAGAACAAAGACAAATTTACGCACTTATGCTCTCACTAAGTAACTCTAAACCAGAGAAACCCTATaccaaaacaacattcaatGGAAATTAAACGGTTAACTTGGTTGGTCTTAGAGCAACCCCGTATTCTACTTGGGCAATCGTTGATATATGATGTTCACTTCTTGGAGATCCTTTCCCACGTGATATCGtggggtatttttttttctgtttgggCCTGGGCCCCGTttatattgttgaaaaaaaaactacaaacaGATAAGAATGAGTTAGAAACTGACACCTGTAAACGATGCAGATATTTACGTGCATGTGCATGCACGCCTCGGATCTCGTTAACCTTGAAAGTCGGTTTCTTACGTGAACCGCCTAACAATCCATCATTTCAAATTCTCGACACGTGTCCATAAGAAAGGGTGCAATTCTGACATCAAAAGAAAGGGTGCAATTCTAACATCAACAACGAATCGCATCGCTAACACAAGCTTGTCCCCACTTAATTAAACATCCACTAATCCCACTGGGGTAACCGAAAACCCAACCAGCCGGTAAAGGGCGGTTCAATCCAGGGtcattttcaaaatcccaacttacacCTCTATAAATGGCCACTCGTGCCCCTATCCTTTTCTCGCATTCATctcaaaagtaaaagaaaacctctcgttttctttctctctctctaaaacacgatttccaattttctttctctagaaatgGGAACAGCAATCCTTCGTTCCCACGATTGCCTCCAAGGCCGGTTCCTCCACAACGAAGCCTTCGCGATCGCCACGTCACGTGTTGCATCGCGAAGAAACCCTAACTCTAACAACAATAACCATAATAGCTTCGCCTCCTCCGCAAACCAGAATTGCCGCCGGAAGCGGAGTCCGGTCACTGATCGAGAGCGCCGTCGATCGCCGCCGAATCTCGTCACGGGACACGTTAAGATCCTGAAGCGAGGCGAGAAATTGAGCCTCCAGAATAAAAACCAAAGACTCGCTGTTTCCGCGGAGAACGTTTTGGTGAAGAACGATGTGGGCCTGGATTTGTTATTGGGTTCCACGGATCGATTGGGCCCGGGTCCATTAACCGTGAAGAAGCAGATTAGGGTTTCGGATGCGAACAACAACGGCGTGTACGCGGGATCGGCGTTCGTTTCGTCGCCGCACCCGAGTTCTGTTCCGGTGCCGGGATTTCTAGTGCGGAACGGCGCCGCCACCAGCAATCTTCGACGGTTGCTGCGACTCGATTTGGAATGATGATTAATTCGATTATATGATTTCGGTGTTTGCAGATTATATTGTGTACTTTGCAATGAATAGGGGTTgatggatgatgatgatgatgattgctCGTGTGGTCTCTGACGCGcttcctttattttttcaagagGATAGGCGCAGGGTGCGGGCGCGTGAAGAAAAAACGGAGAAAGCAACGTGTGAAGGTTTTTAGGGATGGAGATATTGGTGTTACGGTTTCTGTAAGGGGGGTTAGATAGGTAGGTAGTGATGTCGTTAGTTTTAAAACGCTGTTAAAGACGGAAGGGTGGGGTATAAGAATAAGAAATAGAAATGTGGGTCTGGTATATGTGAATCTAGAATGTGTAGTTTGATGGGGGTTTCGTATGGTAGAAGAAAGTTTGATGCGTTGTGTATGTTTTAGGTGATGTTGGTGTGATGTTCAGTTCTTATTATCATGCTCATAATGTGTAGTTGTGAAAACTTATATTAGTAATACAACAAAGTTTCTGGTATTAGCTTTACATTTTGTGCATAATtgaatttattgttattttgatttgaatttgaatttctcttatCACGGAATTGGACGTTTGATTGAGATTGATGATTTCAATGCTGATCGGTGGTGTAATTTGGTGTCAGTGGGAAATCCGTGGTTATGTGCTTTTTGTCTctcgttttctgtttgaatgtAATACTACCCTTTTATGAATTTGTCAATTTGAAATGCGCGTCATAGTGAAAAGCTAATatgattctctttttttttttttaagtcttaaatatataatttatctttaataaatatttaattttttttattttgttctaataaatttttattttgtgataataaaatatttttaatttttaatttttttacattttttaattaataaattaacaaattttatttttgttttttataaaaaaaaattatttgctatTATTTgatgctaaaataaaaaaatttaatttattaaaagataaaataaaaatatcaaaaataaaaaataaattattattttattagaaagtcaatgcaaaataaaagtttatagacatatttaaacattttttttaaacgtCCATTACTCCACCTACTAGAGTATGAGTTGCATAGATGGGAGCCCCGAACTTTGAAGCAAACAGAACCAGAGAGGTAGCAGCAACAAACTCAACTACAACCCTCTAGTTGGTGTAAGTTTTGGTTATCTTCTTCCCTATTATAGCTATCACTCTAAACTCCACATCTAGTCTGCAAAAATTCCACATCATTAGTTCTGCAACAACTCCACAACATTAGCCCTACTTCTTGGATGGAAAAATAGCCACTTGGAGAACACCAGAAACCAGAGTcccaaatttaatattataaattcaaatccGTACTTCAAATGAGATTATTTTTTAGGAGTTATTATTCAATGAGAATATTTTTAGGATTTCTTTTTGAGAATGTTTTTAGAGTTATTATCCCTTGTTAAGTCATgatgttttatattattcttaGGTCATCTTcattaagatattttaattaattatttttattagttgacaAATTTGTATgactatttgataattttttagtagtttgtaatatttttgaaatattacttgaagtaaaattttgttagaacggtagtttttagtttttaatttttttatatttcttttcatttttattctcaatatattaatttaattttcttattattcttttaaataaatgattttattttttttattttacacttttcaacTAGTTCAACCATTAGTTAtcgaatatttataatttaataaactaattctTTAACTAGTTATAAGctacctttttaatttttaactaactttctaatttatagttaatttttttaactttttactagtttttcaactaattttattgaacataatcttatatttttggacatttaatttattcatttttatttttatttatttaaaatatattttttaatttaatttaatttgacaaCTACTTCAAGCGTGGTGAGTCCAAAATCCACAGGTCCTTGGATCGGAAtcaggctctgataccatatcaagaatgaaaaaaatgaaacgaTTAGTTTTCgaattcattcatcaaagtattAGAAAGGtgatttatttatacaaatatagaGAATAACCAACTTCTAGTCATTCCTAATAACTAACTTCAATAACTTCTAGTAACATAACTAAAGTAATTATTCACCTAACTTCTAATAACTCCTAATAACTAACTTCAACCGTCGCTTAATGGTGATacgtgttaaaaaatatttattcattacgaattttaattatagtttactttatatattatattataaattttaattatgtaaaacgAAAGTGCATTATACGTGCTAAAGTATTAGTTATATATCAAACAAAGTGCATGAATTTCACTATTCGTATGGATTTCGAATGCCTTAAAGTTTATTTGGAACGTCagacaaaatattaattttttaaaatagatttatgttaagttaatgatttatttataaataaaaaatagaagtaaaCCGATGACCCATGGAATGAGTTAGACCAACTTTTTGATAATAAATAGgttcttcaaaaaaattaaggactatGGGCCAACTCTAACCCTAAGGATTTGGGGACATTTTGACTTTGTGAGCTTTTACTTTCGGCTTTGTGATTTTGGTCCTGACCCACATGGGCGAGGACTGAGGCGGTGCACTAGCCTAAATTGAAAGTTCTGATTTAGGAAATTGAATTGTCTAAcagtcaattaaaatttaaagaatttcCATTGCTAGAGAATTCTAGTTACTTGCTGGAATCCTAGTTGAAGTATTTAGGTCTGCAGTTTGCTCCTTTCCTCATCCTCTAGCTGTTTTACTTCGGGTGTGGGTAACTTAGATCCTGGCTAAAACATACATTTATCTTGACAGAATTTTCAAGGATCATTACATGGACTATGACTGAGGGGGTGGACTAGGCTAAATTTAAAGCTCTAATTAAGGGAATTAAATTGTGTaacagttaattttaatttaaggaaTTTGTATTGCTAAAGAATTTTAGTTGTTGGAAATCATAGTTGAAGCATATATAGACATGCAGGTTCCTCCTTTCATTATTCTCTGGTTGTTTTACTATGGTTAAAGCATATATTTATCTTGATAGAATTTTCAAGGATGATTACCGTTATTGCATCTTCGcagaaaattcattaaaaagtgTTGTTTTGTGCTATGAGCTTGTGTActgggagaagaaaataagaagaagaaaatgaaatgagttttttttataagttaaaatgaattaaattttgtagCTTTGGACTTTTTGTCAATATTGTCAGCAAAACAATAATTCAAATTCTGCAATAATGTAAGACAAGGCATGTGTATAAtgcactttttaaaaaaaaggcatgtgtataatgattaaattttgtgTATAAATAAGGCATCCATCCCCTTATTTGAGGCAGAGACAGAAGACAATTCATGTATACTCTTATAAACACTTCTTTTGACTTAACAAATAAAGTTTGAACTTTTCCAATTTGTTGAAGAGCTCTTTTCGTAAATGTTCTATTacatatcatcatcattatctaTTATCTTTTGTCTATACTGTAAAAAATTAGGACCAACTGTAGAAGCCTTTGTCCAAGGTCCTTTGCAGAAGGACGGAACGGCCACAAACAAATATGACAACTCAACACAAGTCGTACCATATGATGGAATGAAAACTTCCCAATGTTGATCAGACCATATAATTCTTATTAAGGTGCAGAATGATGCAAGTTACGCGTgactataattttaaaatttgaatttctttttgtcCCTTGTTTTCCATTCGAGGTGGTCCAATAACCCTTGGTGCTAAAAAAGGACAATTATTGTGTGAAATACAGCCATAGTACTGTACTATGAGGAAccgttaaaatatattttcaacatttaaatttgattttttattggttttaatTCTTACaatgttatttgttttaaaataattcttatcATCATTTATCAATGACATAACATACATTTAAACTGAGATCATgtccaaaaattttaaaaatataagaactaaacaacaaaacaatTTGGAAGAAtgaaatcaattataattatatttatataaagactaaaatatatttaaactagaGGTACAAAGATCAGTAAACTGAAAACcaataatatgaataaaatgaaattgtaaatTTTGCATGTAAGGCCATGAAGATCCCATTATCAGAATTACATTCCTCAACTGCGACGGCCAAGTACAGTATAAACCTCAGAATTCCAACCTATCATACAATGATATTATATCTAAcaatgaaaaaaagtaaaacttgattatttgttataaaatttactaCTTTCCTTAGTAAAATGGACTGAAATAAAGTAACATAAAATTGAACATTTCCGAGGGTCCTCCTGTTGAAAACTGTTCTCTGTAgagctaatttttttaactgtgAAGAGTCTTCAATCCAACTTGACTGAAGAGAACAAGTAATACACGAACCAGAATGAGGAAAGGAACCCAACTGTGCCTGTAGCCAACATGATTGCTAGAACCATGAAGAGGGAATATCCCAAGTAAAGAGTTGCAGAAACAGGCCCACTCAGATTCTTGAGATCAAATACAAGATAGTTTACGGAGTACAAAAAGATGTATATAGCAACAGAACCAGAGGCAAAAAATGATTTCCACCACCATCTCCAGTCCTCCACACATAGGTGCATGTAGGTTAGAACTAGAGATACCTCAGCACAGACCACCACAAGAAGAATCATAACAACCAAGAGAAATCCAAATACATAGTAAACACGACCCATCCAAATACTAGACATGATAAAGAAGAGCTCAATGAACAAGGTACCGAATGGAAGGGTGCCGGCACCAAGAACCAAAAGCCATGATGGGTACCTTTGCTGGGGAATTTCTCGAGGGATTTGATTCGTCCTGACTGGATACTCAATGTGAGGTGCCCTTGCTCCAAAGAGCCCACCAATAAGGGTAAGGGGCACAGAGATGCAGAACCAAAGCAAAATTAGTATAACAAAGAGTGAAAATGGAATGGCTCCCGTGCTGTGGCTTCCCCACAATAGGAAGTTCAAGGTTGTGAGGATCAAAAAGGCGATACCAGGGAAGAAACAAGCAGCCTTCCAAGCAACGGAAATCCATCCCTTCTGATCACCGCAGCCAATTGTCCTCCACAGCCGAACTGCAACATAACCAGCAGCAACACCAAGTATCATGTAGAAAAACAGCATACCTGTGATAAGTGTTCCACGTGAGGCCGGTGACATGAATCCAAGTGCAGCAAACAAAATTGTCACAACAGCCATCCCCAGAATTTGAACTCCATCACCAACCATTATACACAACAAAGCAGGATTTGATGGGGCACGGAAAACATCCCCCACAACAAGCTTCCAACCAGATAACTCCTCATTCATCTGTGCTTGGGCCTCCTTATCAAGCTCCTCATACCGGGTCAGATCCCTTCTAACAGTCCTCAGGAAGATAACAAGAACAATACCAGCAAGAAAAGTGATCACCATAAGCGAATTGAGGATAGAGAACCAATGAACTTTGGCTCCCTCCATCTTCAAGTAGGCGTCCCATCTAGATGGCCACTTGATATCACTCTCCTCAAAGGTGACCTCATAAGTAAATGTAAGTGGCTGCCCTTCCTTGATAGGCATTGCCACCGAGGATGGATCGCATCTGATAGGTGATGGGTATTTGTTATACATTTTCAACCCTTTAACAGAATCAGCATTATGCATAATACTACAGGGTATCACCTCAAACCCAACAACCATGTAACCAGGCTTGTCAGATCCATCCTTACCAATTGTCGGGATCATCTCGGCCGCATCACCGGTCCCCATAACACGAGCCACATTGGTCTCCTCATACTTGTGGACAAGGACATTAAACCTCAAATGGTTAAACAGATAATACACATCCTGAATCTTGATACCAACCGGGTACCCGGTCCACCTCAAAAAGTACTCCTCCTTCTTGGTAAACCTAATGGCAGGCAAATTATCAAGTATGAGATTAACCTGATACATCTCATCAATCCTCTTCTTCAAGATCTTGAACTGATCATCAGAGAGCTTTTCCACTTGACACAAGAATATCTCAGACTCATTGGTGTACATCTTAAACTTGTAAGGCGAGTTCTCGATCCGGTCCCCCATGAGGAGTTCACCGAGATTCTCAGCACTGTCCTTGACACCACCCTCAGGCTTGCAAAAGGGTAAACTATAATAACTGAAGGGCATTTCTGTCTCAATTGAAGTCAGAGAATTCACCTTCACCGATAACTCATCCCCAATGCCATACTTGTGAGGGTAACTACCGGGGAGGTAAAACCCATTTCCCGATTGAAACATTAAGCACAGAAAAACGAATACCCACAATCTAAATCGATGAAAAGACTCCATTTTTTGACAGTTTTGCATCAGATCTGAAAGACCCAGATAGGGGAAATGACAAggaaacaaagttaaaaaattgaaaagtacACGGAACAAGCTCTAACTAGGTTCTTAGTTAAGGGAGGATGCAGATGCAAAACAACACGACCCAACTTAAAAGACGAAATGTAGATAGAAGAAAAGATTGAAAAGCACGTGAATTTCACTCACCCGAGGGAAGAGGGAAGAAGATCGATGTGGTAATTGAGTTTGAGGGCATAAAACGATTTCTTTGAGCAATTGAGAATCTAGAATTTATGGTAGGAAAAAAACGCGAAACGGTGGAACGAGGGGGTTGAAACCGGGGACTGCAAATTTATATGCTTCCTTCCCTCTCACTGCTTCTCTTTCACTGTTCTCATTTCATAAGGACATAATCATGCTCTTAAATTACCATATtgtccttttatttatttatttgttaccATACTGGTCTACTACCATTATAACTGCTTACAGTGAGAGGGTAAATGCTAAGAATACtgcttaaagaataaaaaataaaacatctttTGGTAATAGAacgtttttattaaaaaataacattaacgTATATCCATTATTAATTCTAATGCATTtccaatataaattttaattaaaaaatattttaaattcctaATAAGTACCTTTATTGACAAGACCCAAAACTATAAACTCATAAATGGGGTGTGTTTAATACAAAAAAGTAGAATCTATatgattttgtgatttttaaataatttcatcttATAATAAACATTGTatgaaaaagaatttattaaaaaagtacTATGTTATTAACATTtctcatttataatttaaatttctctcTTACCTTATGAATCTACAGAATACAGACAGAAAGATAATAATCCAACATCAATTCTTgcatgattaaaataatttaacgaCGCTCAAATCACttattaaaaaggattttaaaaatgttttatgaatacgctttttttattataacttttaatgtaattttatgatatttttaataaaaaattatttcttaattctttaaataatttttttaattatttattactaaGGCTTACagtttaataaaatcattagtacttttaaattaatgttttaaatttcttatttgttATACGTTAATGCTTTATTTATAATAGAATTATTCGAAATACACCTGAATTCCGATTCGCAATTctgtcataaaaaaatttcagctAACACCGACATTCTGCGGCCGTAAAAATGTAGTAGtgacaaaatttaattacactGGCCTTATATTTTGTGACGAACTTgcttttacaaaattttgtgcctagggctttttttttttttttttgaaaggtgcCTAAAGCTTCTTCTTCTAAATTGAGATTAGAATTTCCTccgttacaaaaaaaaaaaaaaacatcgcttaataggaaaataataaaaaaatcggCTAATAACATATTAAAGGTGAGCttgtttaagtttattttttttaaaaaaatcactgattttaataaaataagtaattttatgtttttctgatgtgtttatataaattgtttttacttaaaataatcagatttttacttatttcaaaaaataaattttgtttgcttattcaaaaatactcattttaaaattactagtatttttttaaagtttaaacaaaccaTCCAAAGATgggagatgaaaaaaaaaaaagagcagtCAGCCTACAGGTTGATAATTTGGCCTAGTTAACTTATGTTTCCCATTCATTTGTAATTTGTCATTTGTGTGAAACTAACAACCAATCAGTGTCATAATTAGCCCTAGCAGTGATACTgtgattcatttttctttcacctaaaagaaagaaaaaaaaaaaaagagtcgtTTTCACCAAATTCATTGTTTAtatcaagaaaagaaaatcagattttgtcaaaaaaaatcaagaaaatcacacaataaaagaagttaaacatattttctaaaataaaacaaacacggAAAGCGTTGGTTGTATTATTAGATGATGAAACTTTCTTAATGATTATTTGTCTTCTTCCATAAGCGCTAGTAACCAGGAAAAGAATTTATTAATTCCAACCTTTATGTCGACATTGTACCAAAGAAATAAGCACTGATGAAATTTGATGCATGTAACCTTGTTTAGGTTGCTATTATCTAGCACAAATATAACTTACAGTTAACATCGAAAAATTGTGATTAAAACCACAGAACAGGGTTAAGGTTCGAGACTTAGTGATTCTGAACGTTACTTTATTTTATACACGTCTTTGAAGTGACACTAACGTAACGGGTTGTTGGTATTATGAAGCTTCAACATGCAGGTAACTTAACTATAGATCTAAGTGGGAAAAATACCAGAACATTGGGAAACGTTACACCTTGACATCTAATTTTGACCAACGCCATAATAGTGCTTCCATACCGACAAAGGAGAATGAGATTAGACCTAACCCTTTtcattaacaaagtgttgaaattatattataaatatgtagTGTTAAAAACACTAATGTTTCGGTAGtcacaaatttttatattaattaggtGTCTGAGTATATGAAtcgtttataaatattttttttcttctcaatttaCCGATATATCCTTTTTAAGAACAAAATCGTGATAATTGACCAAAAACTGAAATAGACAATAACCTCATATACAAAGAACACTAACGATGCCCATAAATTTGAATTCGGAACAAAtggtatttaaataattaaataccaTATGTGGAATATTCTAGTTTGTTGAGATAGATATATCATCCAGCATGCACCATATACAATGCCATCTTGCTCAATTACCATTGAAAATGATAATCAAACAACCGAGTGCTACCATTTCGCTGATGAAGTTATCCTTTCTTCTCTCTAATTGAATCCAAAACAAGAC of the Glycine max cultivar Williams 82 chromosome 13, Glycine_max_v4.0, whole genome shotgun sequence genome contains:
- the LOC102661202 gene encoding uncharacterized protein, whose amino-acid sequence is MGTAILRSHDCLQGRFLHNEAFAIATSRVASRRNPNSNNNNHNSFASSANQNCRRKRSPVTDRERRRSPPNLVTGHVKILKRGEKLSLQNKNQRLAVSAENVLVKNDVGLDLLLGSTDRLGPGPLTVKKQIRVSDANNNGVYAGSAFVSSPHPSSVPVPGFLVRNGAATSNLRRLLRLDLE
- the LOC100802084 gene encoding transmembrane 9 superfamily member 11, which produces MPSNSITTSIFFPLPSDLMQNCQKMESFHRFRLWVFVFLCLMFQSGNGFYLPGSYPHKYGIGDELSVKVNSLTSIETEMPFSYYSLPFCKPEGGVKDSAENLGELLMGDRIENSPYKFKMYTNESEIFLCQVEKLSDDQFKILKKRIDEMYQVNLILDNLPAIRFTKKEEYFLRWTGYPVGIKIQDVYYLFNHLRFNVLVHKYEETNVARVMGTGDAAEMIPTIGKDGSDKPGYMVVGFEVIPCSIMHNADSVKGLKMYNKYPSPIRCDPSSVAMPIKEGQPLTFTYEVTFEESDIKWPSRWDAYLKMEGAKVHWFSILNSLMVITFLAGIVLVIFLRTVRRDLTRYEELDKEAQAQMNEELSGWKLVVGDVFRAPSNPALLCIMVGDGVQILGMAVVTILFAALGFMSPASRGTLITGMLFFYMILGVAAGYVAVRLWRTIGCGDQKGWISVAWKAACFFPGIAFLILTTLNFLLWGSHSTGAIPFSLFVILILLWFCISVPLTLIGGLFGARAPHIEYPVRTNQIPREIPQQRYPSWLLVLGAGTLPFGTLFIELFFIMSSIWMGRVYYVFGFLLVVMILLVVVCAEVSLVLTYMHLCVEDWRWWWKSFFASGSVAIYIFLYSVNYLVFDLKNLSGPVSATLYLGYSLFMVLAIMLATGTVGFLSSFWFVYYLFSSVKLD